The sequence tttgttattttttagagAAAGGCTTGATGTGGGTCTCATGTACAAAGAAATTAGCGTTACATAGAAGAGAGTAACGCAGGTCAGATGGGAGGTACAGgtagaaaatgctttttttcgaCCTTCTGACGTTTGTATTTTCAAAATAGaggaaacaataaatacataagaaAAGAAAGTGAGCAGGAATGCAGGGATGTCGATTAGTGTCCCTTCTACATAAGTTAACATTTCTATCTTGAAGGTGTCACTGCAGGAGATCTTCAGCAATGGTGTAACGTCACAAAAAAAGTGATCAATAAGATGTGATTTACAGAAGGACAGCCTGGACATAAGGACAGCATGTCCTGTGGGATCCAAGAAACCAATGGTCCATGAAGCAACTGCAAAGGCAAGAGTGTGTCTTAAACtcataaagataaaataatggAGAGGGTGACAGATTGCCACGTATCGGTCATAAGCCATGGCTGAAAGAATGAGCATTTCAATAAGTGTTAGTGAGACGAAAATATACATCTGAGTTATACATCCAACTAAGTAAACAGTCTTGTGCCGAGTTAGG comes from Spea bombifrons isolate aSpeBom1 chromosome 11, aSpeBom1.2.pri, whole genome shotgun sequence and encodes:
- the LOC128469431 gene encoding olfactory receptor 1019-like, whose product is MLFSYRKPYIKMKSEHKQNVTEFSIQGLTDIPEFQIPIFLLFLISYIVVLLANMAIIVVILSDSQLHTPMYILLLNLSLTDIVNVSDILPKVLNILLTRHKTVYLVGCITQMYIFVSLTLIEMLILSAMAYDRYVAICHPLHYFIFMSLRHTLAFAVASWTIGFLDPTGHAVLMSRLSFCKSHLIDHFFCDVTPLLKISCSDTFKIEMLTYVEGTLIDIPAFLLTFFSYVFIVSSILKIQTSEGRKKAFSTCTSHLTCVTLFYVTLISLYMRPTSSLSLKNNKFFSLIYVVLIPMLNPVIYTLKNHDVKEALKKLMNKKVFFRAH